The following nucleotide sequence is from Trypanosoma brucei gambiense DAL972 chromosome 3, complete sequence.
tttgACAATGCGGAATCGCTGCAGAGAACGTGTAAGAAGGCATGTGATGGAACCCCCATCCATATCATCACTGTTATTTCTTctgaacaaaagaaaaaaaggaaaaaagaaaagaaaagaaggaagaaaagagaatttCAGCCTCCATTCCAATCCCAGAGAAATACAGTGGAGAGGTTAAATAGTAGAAGAGAAGTAATAACAAGCAATGCGAATGGGGAAGTCTCGCAGAGAGCGCGAGTGAAAGGTTCTAACatgacaaaagaagaaaaaaagaaagaaaagaaaaaagtagtaCATCCACAATTACATCGGAGTTCATCCATTCTAATCGGTCCACGTCATGCCGTCAACCGGAGTTTCTTCACACACTTCAAGTGCGCTGGTGGGAGCCCACGTGCCTCGTTTAAATGTACCCGTTTGAGCCATTTTCAGCGCTGGGTAATGCATAGATGCCGCTTCATCACAAGGcctgttctttttgttgaagTGTCCCTCATAATAAACCCCATCAGGGAATATCCACTGGCCGTGTGTAAAGACGCCATCATTCCACATGCCGCGATATTCGTTTCCGCCTACAAAGTGATATGTCCCATAACCATGCTTGCGTCCATTCTTCCAGTTGCCCGAGTAAATGTCACCATTGAGGTAAAAAAACATCCCGCGGCCCTCACGCTTGTTCTCGAGAAATTCTCCCTTATACACCGTACCGTCTTTGTTCTTCATTAGTCCTCGCCCAACACGCTTACCGCGCACGTAGTCTCCATGATAGCATGGATGAAACCCGTATTCAATAATATATGAAATGATGTGACAGCCTATCTTATATCTGTCCGCTACAGCCTTCACAAAGTTCTCACCAGCCACCACATCACCGAGCTTCTGCAGCTCCTTCTCCACAATTCTATCGCACTCACTTTTCcccaaactcacaaaaatgTACCGTCCCCTTCCatgtttcttcccttcaaaAAACTCCCCATCATAGCGGTCACCATTAGCATAAATTGCCTTTCCACTTCCCGTGCGCTGTTGGAACTCATCACGAAGCCCGGCATATATTCCCAGCGTGCATACGGAACGGACAAAGTTGCGGTCATAATTCATACCTTccccttccatttcttcacaAAAGGTATCAGCCCATGCATCCACATCCGCCTCACGCTCATCCTCAGGCTTTTGCAGGTATGATTCCTCAAATTTCAACCATACAAACATCTCTGCAGCTTTAAACCCCGTCGTCTCATCAACCTCATCGTAGTTTATCTCCACATTCTTTTGCTTCGACATATCTACCTGTTCAGTTTATATACTGGaattcaaatatatatatatatatatccgtAACTCCGTGTTGAAGGGATGAaacgtgtatatatatatatatatatatataatgtattgttgttgttgctgttgttatttcttctctttattttatttcttctggtgtttctcctctcctctctgGTTCTATTTGGTTTAATTCCCtcacctcccttttcttGCAAATGACATAATGGCGGTAAAGAAAGTTTAAAAGATTTGGTGGGGAGgaagggtttttttttaaaaaaataaaaaaacaaaaaagagagacagAGAGAGACATAAAATCGGTTAAGTCTTTCCTCAGAGCGGAGTACCAAACACATTATTAAACAACTGACAAAAAGGAATAATTCAACAAAACCAAAGTAAAAAACAATAGTTCGATGCTAAATAACAACTTGAATAAAGCAACAATTAATAAAAATTGTTGTTAGTATTATCACTACCGTGAGTGATTtatacacacaaataaataaacaaatatcgCCGTACAGATGTCTGCAGCAGTAAACATTTGCCTTCACAGTGGCGTCCCTCAATATTTCAGTTTGTAAGTAAATGCTATGAAAGCTATGGCTTCAACTGCGGGCGTACTCTCTAAAAATTATAAAACATGAGGCGCcatcacacgcacacgcacaccacacaaaaaaaaaaaagaaaaaagacgagcatccatttcctttttgcctTTTACCAATCGTTAGGATTATGCCACTATTTTCCTCTATAAACTAATGCAATCTGCTGCCAATGataacatataaatattaatATAAATGCATTTGTGATTTAGCTTTTATCCTTCCTTCAAACTTGTGTGGCTCCAATACGCAGGTACGCATGGAATCTCATTGCAACGCTAACTTAAAGCAaaacctaaaaaaaaaaataacgataataataataataataataacggaaAGTAAATAGAGAAAATGATGAATAGATAATAGAAAAATGGaagcaagaaaaggaatcaaacaaataagTACACTGCAATATGTGATAACACGCATGTAAGCAAATACATTAATTAATATATGAACACGTGCTATTAAGCCAGAGTGAAGGATAATGTAGCAGCGGTTATGGTAGCGCATGAAAGTATTCGATTTCCCACCGCTTAGTGGAAGGAAAATTGGTCACAACATCCATTACTTTCACTTCCTCTACACTTCCCTTCTCACTCAAGCCTCCATCcatcctctcttttcttttctattttgttttctttttttaaaagaaaaaaaatattattttgcttttttgatTTAATATATTCTTTAACTCAGAAGTTATTTAAGTAACTCAAACAGTCCCTAGTTCATATCTCACTCCCCTGCGTTGGCGTCGGTGTTGTCTCGTTACGTTTGTTAGTATGGCattaacaaagaaaaaaaaaaagaggagaaaagagtcaaaagtgagaaaaggcgctgaaaaaacaaaagaagaaaagtgttcCATACATTCGCGTTGCGATGCATGTtgtctttccccctcttctcctATCCCACacgaacacaaatatataaacacaaaaGCACTTCTTTCACTcactctttctctctttctctctttctttttctcctcacGCCGCTCCTCTTCAGTCCGTGTCTTCGCCTTCATCGTCTTCGGcatcttcatttctttcctcttttgtatGTTCCTCTTCACCAAGTACGAAAGGACCAGCGACTACCTTAAGAATACCTCCACGCTTCGCCATCTCAATTTTCATCATCTCAATCGCCTCCTTCATGCGAACaattccctcctctttcagCTCCGTCTTTGCGCGTAACCGATATTTGGGTGGTCCAACAATTGTTACGGAAATGGGAATGAGAGGATCCTTTCCAGCCTTAAAGTCGCGGCCAACCAGTAAAACTTCCCGTAGCGCATTCACACCATCGCATTGAAAACATGTCATTTCAATATCAGCATGAATGGTTGCAATTTCTGTTCGCATGGTGTGCTCCAGCGTTGTCATGAGCACCTTTATTTCAGCTTCAGATATTTCCAGATCCCCGAGAATACCCTTCACATCTTTGGTTTGGTTCAATTCATAGAGCCATTCCCATGCGTGTTTACCGGGTTGGCGACGGTACAAGGGGTAAGCAATTCTTTTCATAGCTTCCGCTGGGGGAACACCGCATTCATCCGCCACATGACACACAACAGACCGAACCTCATTTCCCTTGAAGAAACGGGCCTCACAGTCTTTCGCCTCCTTTAGCGTAACCTGTTTCTTGGAGAGATCAATGTAACCCTTGTCCTTATCGATACGAATAACCTGCGCTGCTTCGTTTTTACCTACTTTGATGACCTTACCGATGGCACGAATGCGAATCCTCGTGATTTCCGTGTATGGAATGATGCCTTCATGGTTGCCATACTCCAGTAGCTGCACCACAGCGGAAGTATCATTCACCTGAATAACCTTCACCCAAACAACATCACTCTCCTTTGGTAACTTTTCCTCATAAAAGTAAACATCAGCTCCATCCCATGTGGTCACGCCCAAGCAGGCACCTACGAACTTCTGCTGGCGCTTATTGAGGTCCTTAATCCATTGTTGCTTTGCTCCATCACCTTTACTGACTACTTCTGTTCCGGCAGTGGCAGCTGCAGGCGACACAATTGCGGCTTTTTCCAACAATACCACCAAACTTTCAAATG
It contains:
- a CDS encoding elongation initiation factor 2 alpha subunit,putative — encoded protein: MAAYGIVESPDNVDYKTKCCCQTTDGVYFQVPKEYFRLHANLSRRKLLIAEPFGVPLDSSAFESLVVLLEKAAIVSPAAATAGTEVVSKGDGAKQQWIKDLNKRQQKFVGACLGVTTWDGADVYFYEEKLPKESDVVWVKVIQVNDTSAVVQLLEYGNHEGIIPYTEITRIRIRAIGKVIKVGKNEAAQVIRIDKDKGYIDLSKKQVTLKEAKDCEARFFKGNEVRSVVCHVADECGVPPAEAMKRIAYPLYRRQPGKHAWEWLYELNQTKDVKGILGDLEISEAEIKVLMTTLEHTMRTEIATIHADIEMTCFQCDGVNALREVLLVGRDFKAGKDPLIPISVTIVGPPKYRLRAKTELKEEGIVRMKEAIEMMKIEMAKRGGILKVVAGPFVLGEEEHTKEERNEDAEDDEGEDTD